The following are encoded in a window of Bacillus sp. SORGH_AS_0510 genomic DNA:
- a CDS encoding helix-turn-helix transcriptional regulator produces the protein MTNYRAKKSNLKALLSKNGMDLDGLERNTKIPRSQLDDYMSKKVMSLNSAMTISKELNCKIEDLYVWTAEEA, from the coding sequence TTGACAAATTATAGAGCAAAAAAAAGTAACCTCAAGGCATTATTATCTAAAAACGGTATGGATTTGGATGGTTTGGAAAGGAATACTAAGATTCCTAGAAGTCAACTCGATGACTATATGTCTAAGAAAGTAATGAGCTTGAATTCTGCAATGACTATTTCAAAAGAATTAAATTGCAAGATTGAAGATTTGTATGTATGGACTGCTGAAGAAGCTTAA
- a CDS encoding amino acid permease yields MQTARVLKQNDFNGDQSPKKEPSELRRSLKSRHLTMISLGGTIGTGLFLASGGAIHSAGPGGAILSYVVIGLMVYFLMQGLAEMGAYMPVAGSFSTYATKFVDPSLGFALGWNYWYNWAITIAAELAAVTMIMKFWFPHTPSFIWSGIFLVIMFLLNYLSVKGFGEAEYWFSLVKVVTVIIFIITGTLMIFGIMGNEAIGFKNFTVGDAPFHGGFMAMLGIFMAAGFSFQGTELLGVAAGETDNPTKSIPRAVKQVFWRILLFYVLAILVIGLLIPYTNENLANGDVTVSPFTLVFQKAGIAFAASIMNAVILTAVLSAGNSGMYASTRMLWDLAREGKAPRFLAKLNKNGVPVNALFATTLIGTLAFLASFFGDGTVYVWLLNASGMSGFIAWLGIAVCHYRFRKAFIAQGKDLSLLPYKSKFFPFGPIFAFAVCGFVVLGQNYSAFLGNHVDWNGVLVSYIGLPLFLILWLGYKFTKKTKVIPLDKCDLTN; encoded by the coding sequence ATGCAAACAGCACGAGTATTAAAACAAAATGATTTTAACGGTGATCAATCACCTAAAAAAGAACCATCCGAGTTAAGAAGAAGCCTAAAATCTCGTCACCTTACTATGATTTCACTTGGAGGTACAATTGGTACAGGTTTATTCCTTGCAAGTGGAGGAGCAATCCATTCTGCAGGACCTGGTGGAGCTATTCTCTCTTATGTTGTTATTGGTTTAATGGTCTACTTTTTAATGCAAGGGTTAGCAGAAATGGGAGCCTATATGCCTGTAGCGGGAAGCTTTAGTACCTATGCAACAAAATTTGTCGACCCTTCCCTAGGTTTTGCGTTAGGGTGGAATTACTGGTATAACTGGGCAATTACAATAGCAGCAGAATTAGCAGCTGTTACGATGATTATGAAATTTTGGTTCCCACATACTCCATCCTTCATATGGAGTGGAATTTTCTTAGTTATTATGTTCCTATTAAACTACCTTTCTGTAAAAGGATTTGGGGAAGCAGAATATTGGTTTTCATTAGTTAAGGTAGTGACAGTTATAATCTTTATCATAACTGGAACACTAATGATTTTCGGCATTATGGGTAATGAAGCGATTGGCTTCAAAAATTTCACAGTTGGAGATGCTCCATTCCACGGCGGTTTCATGGCAATGCTAGGAATCTTTATGGCAGCAGGATTCTCCTTTCAAGGAACTGAACTACTCGGAGTTGCTGCAGGAGAGACTGATAATCCAACAAAATCTATTCCGCGGGCTGTAAAACAAGTGTTTTGGAGGATTCTTTTATTTTATGTATTAGCGATTTTAGTAATCGGTCTTCTCATTCCTTATACAAATGAGAACTTAGCAAACGGCGATGTTACAGTTAGCCCATTTACACTTGTTTTTCAAAAAGCAGGAATTGCATTTGCTGCTTCTATCATGAATGCTGTCATTTTAACAGCTGTATTGTCTGCAGGTAATTCAGGTATGTACGCTTCTACCCGCATGCTTTGGGACTTAGCACGCGAAGGAAAGGCACCTAGGTTCTTAGCTAAACTCAATAAAAATGGTGTGCCAGTCAACGCATTATTTGCAACAACTTTAATTGGTACTCTGGCATTTCTTGCTTCTTTCTTTGGAGATGGTACGGTTTATGTCTGGTTGCTAAATGCATCAGGTATGTCAGGTTTCATAGCATGGCTTGGAATTGCAGTTTGTCACTATCGATTCAGGAAGGCTTTCATTGCACAAGGTAAGGATCTAAGTTTATTACCATATAAATCAAAGTTCTTCCCATTTGGCCCTATTTTCGCCTTTGCTGTCTGTGGTTTCGTTGTTTTAGGACAAAACTACTCAGCTTTTCTCGGTAACCACGTTGATTGGAATGGTGTTTTGGTATCTTATATCGGTTTGCCTCTTTTTTTAATCTTATGGTTGGGATATAAATTTACAAAGAAAACCAAAGTGATTCCATTAGATAAGTGTGATTTAACAAATTAA
- a CDS encoding YitT family protein, protein MRIFGIIIGSLIIVLAFNLFLIPHEVLSSGLSGISMIIGMISPLNTGVANFLLNFPLLLIGYKMLGKKFIMNSIFSVLIISVGLYLVPVIAIANDTILSSIFGGALTGLGVGIVFRSSGSTGGFDIIGMIVSRKKDFPIGTLLSGMNAVVIVISGFLFNWDAALNTLVSIFVTGKVVDAIYTDHAKLTIMIITDKGDEMRAHLLTNLYRGLTIMDGVGGYSNNKRNVLITVISRYELNEVKNLIVEVDPAAFVNITETIEVMGLFHRPSPS, encoded by the coding sequence ATGCGGATTTTTGGAATTATTATTGGATCACTAATAATTGTATTGGCATTTAACCTTTTTTTGATACCTCACGAAGTATTAAGTAGTGGACTGAGTGGAATTTCCATGATTATAGGTATGATTTCACCACTTAATACAGGGGTGGCAAATTTTCTATTGAACTTTCCGTTACTGTTAATAGGGTATAAAATGTTGGGTAAGAAATTTATTATGAACTCAATTTTTTCAGTACTCATAATATCAGTTGGACTTTATTTAGTACCTGTTATCGCTATAGCGAACGATACCATTTTAAGCTCTATTTTTGGTGGTGCTTTAACTGGTCTTGGTGTTGGAATTGTCTTTCGAAGCTCAGGGTCAACCGGAGGCTTTGATATAATTGGGATGATTGTTTCAAGAAAAAAGGATTTTCCAATAGGTACCTTGCTATCTGGCATGAACGCAGTTGTTATAGTGATTAGCGGATTTTTATTTAATTGGGATGCCGCTTTGAATACTTTAGTGTCTATCTTTGTAACAGGTAAAGTAGTGGATGCTATTTATACAGACCATGCTAAACTAACAATAATGATCATTACCGATAAAGGTGACGAGATGAGAGCGCACCTTCTAACCAACCTTTATAGAGGATTAACAATTATGGACGGAGTTGGGGGATACTCCAACAACAAACGAAATGTTTTAATAACGGTCATTTCACGGTATGAATTAAATGAGGTAAAGAATCTCATTGTTGAAGTAGACCCTGCTGCATTTGTAAATATAACTGAAACAATTGAAGTCATGGGACTCTTCCATCGTCCTAGTCCTTCATAA
- a CDS encoding PH domain-containing protein, whose product MFGKVASDILGLSDVGSVIKPENYDKVDADDYVMHEDNEKIYFLIKSKSDEYCFTNNALIHLDGTSATSKKRMLHRYSYATNRVSDVKLETAGTVDLDVEIKFKIGSQPFSIDVHKKHIEEVKDLYKALIKISEISHENEVSLQFAKQSLDVASTTLGRITSPDSNLVVQFKMLNQAAFQWLEDSKKQYCVKDYGFVFEKYINN is encoded by the coding sequence ATGTTTGGAAAAGTAGCATCTGATATTTTAGGATTAAGTGATGTAGGTTCTGTCATTAAACCAGAAAATTATGACAAAGTTGATGCAGATGATTATGTAATGCATGAAGACAATGAGAAGATATATTTTTTAATTAAATCGAAATCAGATGAATATTGTTTTACAAATAATGCTTTAATCCACTTAGATGGTACAAGTGCTACAAGCAAGAAACGAATGTTACATCGTTATAGTTATGCAACTAATAGAGTTTCAGACGTTAAACTCGAAACTGCGGGAACCGTAGACCTTGATGTGGAGATTAAATTCAAAATTGGCTCACAACCATTTTCCATTGACGTTCATAAAAAGCATATTGAGGAAGTAAAAGATTTGTATAAAGCTTTAATTAAAATTTCCGAAATCTCTCATGAAAATGAGGTAAGCCTTCAATTTGCCAAACAAAGTCTTGATGTTGCCTCTACTACTCTTGGAAGGATAACAAGTCCTGACAGTAATCTAGTTGTCCAGTTTAAGATGTTAAATCAAGCAGCATTTCAATGGCTAGAAGACAGTAAGAAACAGTATTGTGTAAAGGATTATGGATTTGTTTTTGAAAAATACATTAACAATTGA
- a CDS encoding MFS transporter — MSKFVGKEVFFRFLWYGQILANLGDILYIVSLIKLIYDKTGSATYMSLVPFFSTISALISGLLAPLIINKFKLKSILTYSQTGKTVFLFLLCISIPILEEQLLFLVYLMISLISFLDGWASPARNALIPSLVEESKLVKTNSLLSISDQIIQLITWPMGSILLVSFGPVTILWQTFFLFLISTMFMRMIRDYSNQLIHEKKSQINVLKEGWAIIWHSKQLRIISLMNILETFANGVWIAAILFVYVSEALNKGENWWGYINGSFFTGMLVGGLFIYHYSYLVERFLSKIILWSAFTLTGITFLFGTTSIPWFALFVSFLFGFPQMARDIAETTIIQKNAQEKLLAKVYSARGTLLFGTFGLSSLVMGWLTEKFGVRAVFFVATILFLTSFIIALLNKSALLGAEIKKNRT, encoded by the coding sequence ATGTCTAAATTTGTTGGAAAAGAGGTTTTTTTCCGATTTCTTTGGTATGGGCAAATTTTGGCTAACCTAGGGGATATTTTGTATATAGTTAGTTTGATAAAGTTAATTTATGACAAAACCGGATCTGCTACCTATATGTCTCTGGTCCCGTTTTTTAGTACAATATCTGCTTTGATAAGCGGGTTATTGGCACCATTGATAATAAATAAATTCAAGCTTAAATCGATATTAACTTATTCTCAAACCGGGAAAACAGTTTTTTTATTTTTATTGTGCATTAGTATCCCTATTCTCGAAGAACAATTGCTGTTTTTAGTCTATCTTATGATTTCCCTTATATCTTTTTTAGATGGGTGGGCGTCTCCTGCAAGAAATGCATTGATTCCAAGTTTAGTGGAGGAAAGTAAGTTAGTTAAAACAAATAGCTTGCTTTCAATATCTGATCAAATAATCCAACTTATTACTTGGCCAATGGGGAGTATCTTATTAGTGTCATTTGGACCGGTAACTATTCTTTGGCAAACTTTTTTCTTATTCCTAATTTCAACCATGTTTATGCGAATGATCAGAGATTATAGTAACCAATTAATTCATGAAAAGAAATCTCAAATAAATGTGTTAAAAGAAGGTTGGGCAATAATTTGGCATTCCAAACAGCTTAGGATTATTAGTTTAATGAACATTCTTGAAACATTTGCAAACGGGGTATGGATTGCTGCCATCTTGTTTGTATACGTTTCAGAGGCATTAAACAAAGGAGAGAACTGGTGGGGGTATATTAATGGTTCTTTTTTTACAGGGATGTTAGTTGGAGGACTTTTCATTTACCATTACTCCTACTTGGTGGAACGATTTTTAAGCAAAATCATATTGTGGTCGGCCTTTACTTTAACCGGGATAACCTTTTTGTTCGGAACAACATCAATTCCTTGGTTTGCTTTATTCGTTTCCTTTTTGTTTGGTTTTCCTCAGATGGCTCGTGATATTGCTGAAACAACTATTATTCAAAAAAATGCGCAGGAGAAGCTCTTAGCAAAAGTTTATTCTGCTAGAGGGACCTTATTATTTGGTACGTTTGGTCTTTCGTCACTAGTAATGGGATGGTTGACTGAAAAGTTTGGAGTAAGAGCGGTTTTTTTTGTAGCTACAATCCTTTTTCTTACATCATTCATCATAGCATTGTTAAATAAATCTGCTCTGCTAGGCGCCGAAATTAAAAAGAATAGGACTTAA
- a CDS encoding multidrug resistance efflux transporter family protein produces MRPIILGVFAAFFFAFTFILNRSMDLAGGSWIWSASLRYFFMVPFLFMIVLGRKNLRPLLIEMKRRPGAWVIWSTVGFGLFYGPICFSAAYAPGWLIAATWQVTIISGSLLAPLFYETTLTKDGPLKIRGKIPYKGLFMSMIILLGIILMQIDQANHLSVLAVIFGVVPVLIASFAYPLGNRKMMEVCEGRLDVFQRVLGMTLASLPLWVVLSVYGLMDSGLPSAEQTMQSSLVAISSGVIATVLFFQATDLVRGDMQMLAAVEATQSMEVLFAIIGEVYLLNSPTPTTMSWFGIVLVMGGMLLHSYVSNKREIPNRQNVSA; encoded by the coding sequence GTGCGGCCTATCATTTTAGGAGTTTTTGCGGCTTTCTTTTTCGCATTCACCTTTATTTTAAACAGATCGATGGACTTAGCTGGGGGAAGCTGGATATGGAGTGCATCCCTTAGGTATTTTTTTATGGTACCTTTTCTTTTCATGATTGTTTTAGGTAGGAAGAACCTTAGACCATTGCTTATAGAGATGAAAAGACGACCTGGTGCATGGGTTATTTGGAGTACAGTAGGGTTTGGATTGTTTTATGGGCCCATATGCTTTTCAGCTGCATATGCTCCAGGGTGGTTAATTGCAGCAACTTGGCAAGTTACCATCATATCCGGTTCATTACTTGCACCGCTTTTTTATGAAACAACCTTGACTAAAGATGGTCCATTAAAAATAAGAGGTAAAATTCCTTATAAAGGGTTGTTTATGTCAATGATAATTTTACTTGGCATCATTCTTATGCAGATTGATCAAGCAAATCATTTATCAGTACTCGCAGTAATCTTTGGAGTTGTACCTGTTTTAATTGCATCATTTGCCTATCCATTAGGAAATAGGAAAATGATGGAGGTGTGTGAAGGCCGACTTGATGTTTTTCAACGCGTTTTAGGAATGACATTAGCTAGTCTGCCATTATGGGTTGTGTTATCCGTTTATGGCTTAATGGACAGTGGGCTCCCTAGCGCGGAGCAAACTATGCAGTCCAGTTTAGTTGCAATTTCTTCGGGAGTTATTGCAACAGTTTTATTTTTTCAGGCAACAGATCTAGTGAGAGGAGATATGCAAATGCTTGCTGCTGTCGAAGCCACACAATCTATGGAGGTTTTATTTGCTATAATTGGTGAGGTGTATCTCTTAAATTCTCCAACTCCTACTACGATGTCATGGTTTGGTATCGTTTTGGTTATGGGAGGAATGCTGCTTCACAGTTATGTATCAAATAAAAGAGAAATACCAAATAGACAAAATGTAAGTGCATAG
- a CDS encoding DUF421 domain-containing protein, whose protein sequence is MPDWVFIIGRSLFFLALLFITTKVLGKKQISELSFFEYVAGITIGSIAGEVVTGLESNMYHGVLALIVFGFVTFLVNYLAIKSKKFSDFAEGKGTVVIKDGKILEENLKKEKYTIDELSALLRQKDIFKIADVEFAVLEPRGNLSTLLKRENRPLTPKDLQMKMPNEKEPQTVIMDGNIVDEPLRCAGKGRGWLYTELEKLGVTLDNVFIGQVDSYGELTVDLYDDKIQVPNPAQRPLLLATLKKTQADLEIFSLETDCENAKAMYKKNAALLQETIDKLTPYLNG, encoded by the coding sequence ATGCCAGATTGGGTTTTTATTATAGGACGTTCGTTATTTTTCTTAGCCCTTTTATTTATAACAACAAAAGTTCTAGGAAAGAAACAAATCTCAGAGCTTTCATTCTTTGAATATGTTGCTGGGATTACAATCGGTAGTATTGCAGGCGAAGTTGTAACTGGTCTGGAAAGTAACATGTATCATGGTGTATTAGCTCTTATTGTTTTTGGTTTTGTTACCTTTTTAGTAAATTATTTAGCGATAAAAAGTAAAAAATTTAGTGATTTTGCAGAAGGAAAAGGAACAGTTGTGATTAAGGATGGAAAGATTTTAGAGGAAAATTTAAAAAAAGAGAAATACACTATTGATGAATTATCTGCACTTCTTCGACAGAAGGATATTTTTAAAATTGCTGATGTGGAATTTGCCGTTTTAGAACCAAGAGGAAATTTAAGCACATTATTGAAAAGAGAAAACCGTCCATTGACTCCGAAAGATTTACAAATGAAAATGCCAAATGAGAAAGAGCCCCAAACTGTCATTATGGATGGCAATATTGTTGATGAACCATTAAGATGTGCAGGTAAAGGTAGAGGGTGGTTATATACCGAGTTAGAGAAACTTGGAGTAACCCTTGATAATGTTTTCATTGGACAAGTGGATTCCTATGGAGAACTTACTGTTGATCTCTATGACGATAAAATTCAGGTACCTAATCCTGCACAACGGCCTTTATTACTAGCGACTTTAAAGAAAACCCAGGCAGATTTAGAAATTTTCTCACTTGAAACCGATTGTGAAAATGCAAAGGCGATGTACAAAAAAAATGCAGCGCTTCTACAAGAAACGATTGATAAACTGACTCCTTATCTAAACGGATAA
- a CDS encoding DUF1657 domain-containing protein, with the protein MTIASNVKQCLSTIKGIEAELSSLALNSLDKQAQVIFHESTITMGQIRKDLQYRVLELERHEPQYSGS; encoded by the coding sequence GTGACCATTGCTTCAAATGTTAAACAATGTCTTTCAACTATTAAAGGAATTGAAGCGGAATTGTCCTCTTTAGCATTAAATTCGCTTGATAAGCAAGCCCAAGTTATTTTTCATGAATCTACAATAACTATGGGACAGATAAGGAAAGATCTTCAATACCGAGTTTTGGAGCTTGAACGACATGAGCCTCAATACAGCGGCTCCTAA
- a CDS encoding DUF1657 domain-containing protein: MTVGTQVKQALAGLKSAQASFETFALATDNQNAKQLYQQAAQQTQSVLDSLEPRLQEILAEEPQYNQ; this comes from the coding sequence ATGACTGTAGGAACGCAAGTTAAACAAGCATTAGCTGGCTTAAAAAGTGCTCAGGCGAGTTTTGAAACCTTTGCCTTAGCTACCGATAATCAAAATGCAAAGCAGCTTTATCAACAAGCCGCACAACAAACACAATCTGTACTGGACAGTCTTGAACCACGTCTTCAAGAGATCTTAGCTGAAGAGCCTCAGTACAATCAATAA
- a CDS encoding YmaF family protein, which translates to MRQNSKDDFIQGFVANHNHGSVDYTGVSSGHVHQCLDVTSPPILTQDGGHVHYTEGYVLFEDGHTHHYRAYSGPAIPVGNGMHVHYYDFYTSEDNGHSHHVKGVDQPAPGSK; encoded by the coding sequence GTGAGACAGAATAGCAAAGACGATTTTATCCAAGGATTTGTGGCCAATCATAATCATGGCTCCGTTGACTATACAGGGGTAAGTTCTGGCCATGTACATCAATGTTTAGACGTTACTTCTCCGCCTATTTTGACTCAAGATGGGGGACATGTTCACTATACTGAAGGTTATGTACTATTTGAGGATGGACACACACACCATTACCGTGCATATTCTGGTCCAGCAATTCCGGTGGGGAATGGGATGCATGTTCATTACTACGATTTCTATACATCAGAAGATAATGGCCATAGTCACCACGTAAAAGGGGTGGATCAGCCAGCCCCAGGGTCGAAATAA
- a CDS encoding GNAT family N-acetyltransferase, translating to MIRKLTIKDEEQVLSFLSEEPSINLFILGDLEAFGFEAEFQELWGEFDEQGVIKAVLLRFYKSFIPYAKGEFDVSGFATIIKSYHQPIFLSGKTEIVEKFEQFKELELGEKQVTYFAECRSDVNLTLNTDELEIKKAGLDDVDQIMDLRATITEFHIRTDARDMLIKSMEASTARTYYTEENGVFTSCVSTTAENSSSAMIVGVCTRNEHRRKGLATAVMKKLFTDVLNEGKALCLFYDNPDAGRIYKRLGFKDIGTWTMHR from the coding sequence ATGATCAGAAAACTAACCATAAAAGATGAAGAACAGGTCCTCTCCTTTTTAAGCGAGGAGCCTTCAATTAATTTATTTATTCTAGGAGATTTGGAAGCATTTGGGTTCGAAGCTGAATTTCAGGAACTTTGGGGCGAATTTGATGAACAAGGAGTTATAAAGGCCGTTCTACTACGCTTTTACAAGTCTTTTATTCCTTATGCAAAAGGTGAATTCGACGTAAGTGGTTTTGCCACTATAATAAAAAGTTACCATCAGCCTATTTTCCTTTCCGGGAAAACAGAAATAGTTGAAAAGTTTGAGCAGTTTAAGGAACTAGAACTTGGAGAAAAACAAGTAACCTATTTTGCTGAGTGCCGGTCAGATGTGAACCTTACGTTAAATACCGATGAGTTAGAAATAAAAAAGGCTGGTTTGGATGACGTAGATCAAATTATGGATCTTCGCGCTACTATTACTGAGTTTCATATTAGAACTGATGCCCGTGATATGCTTATAAAATCCATGGAAGCTAGTACGGCAAGGACCTATTATACAGAGGAAAATGGAGTGTTTACTTCCTGTGTCTCAACCACTGCTGAAAATTCGAGTTCAGCCATGATAGTAGGTGTATGCACGAGAAATGAACATCGCCGAAAAGGGCTAGCAACTGCAGTAATGAAAAAGCTTTTTACAGATGTGCTAAACGAAGGAAAGGCACTCTGTCTATTTTATGATAACCCAGATGCTGGGCGGATTTACAAGAGACTTGGATTTAAGGATATTGGAACTTGGACAATGCATAGATAA
- a CDS encoding YitT family protein, which yields MSGIQEMNVIEQQEAIIAKIEHRKLTKRKIFQRILLITLGAALMSVGLEIFLVPNNVIDGGITGISIMLSYITGWKLGVFIFILNIPFFFIGYKQIGKTFALSTLYGIIILSIGTTLLHPVPAFTQDILLATVFGGIVLGIGIGLVIRYGGSLDGTEILAILFNNKLPFSVGEIIMFFNLFILGSAGFVFSWDRAMYSLIAYFVAYKTIDITITGLDESKSVWIISDNAKQIGDAILNRLGRGVTYINGEGAYSGDDKKVIFCVINRLEEAKLKEIVTENDDSAFLAVADIAEVRGGRFKKKDIH from the coding sequence ATGTCCGGAATTCAAGAAATGAATGTCATTGAGCAACAGGAAGCAATCATAGCGAAAATTGAACATCGAAAATTAACAAAAAGAAAGATTTTTCAAAGAATATTATTGATTACACTAGGTGCTGCTTTAATGTCAGTTGGTCTAGAAATATTTTTAGTTCCTAATAATGTAATTGATGGTGGAATAACGGGAATTTCCATTATGCTATCGTATATTACAGGATGGAAACTAGGGGTTTTCATTTTTATTCTCAACATCCCTTTTTTCTTTATAGGCTATAAGCAGATCGGCAAAACCTTCGCTTTATCCACTCTTTATGGGATTATTATCCTTTCTATTGGAACTACTTTGCTCCATCCGGTTCCAGCATTTACTCAAGATATTCTCCTTGCAACTGTATTTGGTGGGATTGTACTTGGGATAGGCATAGGTCTGGTCATTCGGTACGGAGGTTCCTTGGATGGCACAGAAATATTAGCTATTCTCTTTAATAATAAACTTCCATTCTCTGTTGGCGAAATTATCATGTTTTTTAATCTTTTCATTCTAGGTAGTGCTGGCTTTGTCTTCAGTTGGGATCGAGCAATGTACTCACTTATTGCTTATTTTGTCGCATACAAGACTATTGATATCACAATTACTGGTTTAGATGAGTCAAAATCAGTATGGATCATAAGTGACAATGCCAAACAAATTGGTGATGCCATTCTAAATCGACTTGGACGTGGAGTAACTTACATCAATGGTGAAGGAGCTTATTCTGGAGACGACAAAAAGGTAATCTTTTGTGTGATAAATCGTTTGGAGGAAGCAAAGTTAAAAGAAATTGTAACTGAAAACGATGATAGTGCATTTTTAGCAGTTGCTGATATCGCTGAGGTTAGAGGCGGGCGTTTTAAGAAGAAAGATATCCACTGA
- a CDS encoding sigma-G-dependent sporulation-specific acid-soluble spore protein CsgA: protein MDQTLGYLREILSNYTDDHSEGRQIYRKLVEGNFRSEGSFVQNLNQKEIAFLNKMLPKEINYAKEEQDEKRAYQLNEVFELLF from the coding sequence ATGGATCAAACATTAGGATACCTTAGGGAAATCTTATCAAACTACACAGACGATCATTCTGAAGGTAGACAAATATATCGGAAACTGGTTGAGGGAAATTTTCGTTCGGAGGGGTCCTTTGTCCAAAATTTAAATCAAAAGGAGATCGCATTTTTAAATAAAATGCTTCCTAAGGAAATTAACTACGCTAAAGAGGAACAGGATGAAAAAAGAGCCTATCAATTAAACGAAGTATTTGAGCTATTATTTTAA
- a CDS encoding class I SAM-dependent methyltransferase: protein MGGLTYFDFLAKFGVGGAHPGGILLTKDILSGENITKNSVILDAGCGTGQTAAYLCQQYHSKVYGLEINPIMVEKAKNRFQTLQLPVQLFQGSIEEIPFGDNSFDFILSESVLAFVNKPKALKEFYRVLKPGGRLIANEMTINSQLTPKEETEIKQFYAIDNLLLEEDWEHLLKAANFKDITMKSHMQPLSQGNHAPEFNFSKNFEPELFQILNEHGNIVIKYQQTLSYRIITCSKF from the coding sequence ATGGGAGGCTTAACATATTTTGATTTCTTGGCTAAGTTTGGCGTTGGAGGTGCCCACCCAGGTGGAATCCTTTTAACAAAAGATATTCTATCTGGAGAAAATATTACAAAAAACTCAGTAATCCTAGATGCAGGATGCGGTACAGGACAAACGGCTGCCTATTTATGTCAGCAATATCATTCAAAGGTATATGGTTTAGAAATTAACCCCATTATGGTTGAGAAAGCTAAAAACAGGTTTCAAACGTTGCAGCTCCCAGTTCAGTTATTCCAAGGTTCTATTGAAGAAATTCCCTTTGGAGACAATTCTTTTGATTTTATACTGTCTGAATCTGTTTTAGCCTTTGTGAATAAACCTAAAGCTTTAAAAGAATTTTATAGGGTGTTAAAACCTGGCGGCAGATTAATTGCTAATGAAATGACTATTAATTCACAATTAACTCCAAAGGAAGAAACAGAAATAAAGCAATTTTATGCAATTGATAATTTATTATTAGAAGAAGACTGGGAGCATTTATTAAAAGCGGCAAATTTCAAAGATATTACAATGAAATCTCATATGCAGCCGCTTAGCCAAGGGAATCATGCACCTGAGTTTAACTTTTCGAAAAACTTCGAGCCTGAATTATTTCAAATTTTAAATGAACACGGAAATATTGTTATTAAATATCAACAAACATTGAGTTACCGAATTATTACTTGTTCAAAATTTTAA